The proteins below come from a single Ptychodera flava strain L36383 chromosome 6, AS_Pfla_20210202, whole genome shotgun sequence genomic window:
- the LOC139135895 gene encoding ileal sodium/bile acid cotransporter-like gives METTTNTLNSTEAPAGQSKLLIANQAVIIITLIVMMFGMGATITLREVWDNIKKPIGPIIGVCCQFLISPFLGWALAMAVDLPPAMAIGTLAIATCPGGTFSNVLTFLSEGDTCLSIVMTTFSTIFAIAFMPLWLFVYSRSWIEAAAALPYRDIIIALVLILIPGALGMLVRWKWPKHCQKIAMVCSIITLIGIVATIVIIGFMNPAMFTSSWKPYIVAILLPTFAFSLGYLIPWALRQGHKKSRTIAFETGIQNTALAITVLNIADITDQGGLSSPESRVVPSLHGLISFLVGISMIGVYLLYKKFCKKDKVTPEDEVEEMKEENGAPTDGGVVNKANDVEVQEDNETKKPESQNDGGNVDNQDTGTHDTNP, from the exons ATGGAAACGACTACAAATACCTTAAACAGTACCGAGGCTCCGGCAGGGCAGTCCAAATTACTGATTGCAAACCAAGCTGTCATCATTATAACACTGATCGTtatgatgtttggcatgggagCTACTATTACACTGAGAGAAGTGTGGGACAATATCAAGAAACCCATCGGTCCTATCATCGGGGTCTGTTGCCAGTTTCTCATTTCGCCGTTTCTCGGATGGGCGCTAGCAATGGCGGTTGATTTGCCTCCTGCTATGGCCATTGGAACTTTGGCGATCGCGACGTGCCCTGGTGGCACTTTCTCTAACGTGCTGACTTTCCTCAGCGAGGGAGACACCTGTCTCAG TATTGTCATGACAACCTTCTCTACTATCTTCGCCATAGCATTCATGCCGTTGTGGTTGTTTGTCTACAGTCGTAGTTGGATCGAAGCAGCCGCAGCCTTGCCCTACAGGGATATAATAATAGCTCTTGTCTTGATACTGATTCCAGGTGCTTTAGGCATGCTAGTGAGATGGAAATGGCCAAAacattgccaaaaaatagcTATG GTTTGTTCGATCATAACGCTCATCGGTATAGTGGCCACAATTGTCATTATCGGATTCATGAACCCTGCGATGTTCACGTCCTCATGGAAGCCTTACATCGTCGCCATCTTGCTGCCAACGTTCGCCTTTTCACTAGGTTACCTGATACCCTGGGCGCTGAGGCAGGGCCACAAGAAGTCACGCACGATCGCCTTCGAGACGGGTATTCAGAACACTGCACTGGCTATCACCGTTCTCAATATCGCTGATATTACCGATCAGGGCGGGCTGTCTTCTCCCGAATCAAGAGTAGTGCCGTCGCTACACGGGCTGATCAGTTTCCTTGTGGGTATCTCGATGATCGGTGTGTACCTGCTGTATAAGAAGTTCTGTAAGAAGGACAAGGTCACTCCCGAAGATGAAGTGGAGGAGATGAAGGAGGAGAATGGGGCGCCAACTGATGGCGGAGTTGTCAACAAAGCTAATGATGTTGAAGTTCAAGAAGACAACGAAACCAAAAAGCCGGAAAGTCAAAACGATGGAGGCAATGTTGACAATCAAGACACCGGCACGCATGATACAAATCCCTGA